Part of the Moraxella ovis genome is shown below.
GTTGAGCGTAATATAAAGGCTTGTCAGCAGGGTTTTTTGCTTAAGGAGGATGGCTGGATACAAAATTCTAAAAAGTCGTGTAATTGTCTCTTGAATTATGCTTCCTACTACATCGGTGGTGATGATATTCGACTTATGATTGCACCTACAGCACCTATCGGCGACTATGAAAAAGAGAGGTTGGGGAGATTGCTGTATGATTCTTTGAAATTTGGAGCTTCACAGTGCTTGGGAAGCCTTGATTGATGTTGAGCAAAGAGAATTAATGGCGTTTTATGAAAAAGATATTGGTTTTTATTTGTGCTTCAGTCATTTTATCAGCTTGTGGTGATATAAGCGGCGGTTTTGTTTCGTCTATTGATAAAGAAAAAAATACTGTGCATTTCTCCTCGGATGATGAATTTAGGAAAGTCTTTGAACAAGAATTAAAAAGAGATTGTTTAAATACTATCCAAAAAGAACATCTAGTAAATGGCATGACAGCTGAGTGGTTTTGCGACTGCTCAAATCTTTATTTTATGGATGGAATGGATAACTCGATGGCAAGAAAGATTTTTGAAGAGCCAGAGAAGGTGTCGGAGCAGGATAAAAATGATTTGGTTGAGAGAGGTAGAACGCTGCGTTTAATATCCACAAGTCTGTGTATGGGTGATTTTCATGATGGGGAACAGCCAGGATGGAAACGATAGCTCTATCCTATCTATCTACAAAGTTAAAACACTATTTCCTTGTCTATTTTTGTATTGCAAAACTTATTTTTTTAGTAGATTGATTGATCAATAGCTTATTCTTTTTTTGAATAAGCTATTTTTTTAATCGCCAGTTAATTTTTATATTAGTATTCTCCAAATCACAAACCCAATCGCCAATACATGAAATATTACGCCCACCCACCAAATCGGCACGGTCAGACCAATCGCGATAAATCCTAAAAATCCACCCAAGGCAATCCAGTCATGGCGTTTTTGATTCAAGAAATCAGCACGCAGCGCTTGGATCTCGCGCAGTTCTTTGTCTTGTCTTGCCCCCAGTGTTGCCATGGACTGCACGCCTTGCGTGATGAGCTTAGGCAGTTCGGTGGCGGAGAGCAGTAACTCGGGGCTTTTTTCTTTGATGTCGTTTAGATTTTTGACGGGGTCTAGTTGGTCTTTTACCCACGCGGTTAAGATTGGCTTGGCCAGAGACCAGATGTCTAGCGCAGGATACAGCTCACGCCCGAGCCCTTCGACATGAACCAAGGTCTTAAGCAGTAGCATCAGCTGCGGCGGTATGCTCATCTGATGACGGCGCGCGATGTTTAATATCTCAAATAAGATGCCAGCAAAGTCAAGCTCGCTCATGGGTTTGGACACCATGGGGCTGACCGTGCGCGCCATATCACGGATAAGTGCGTGCTTGTCAGCAGATGGCGGTATCCAGCCTGCTTGAGAGATGATATCTACTAGGGCGGTGTAGTTGCCATTCATGACTGACAGCAGCATGCGCGCGACAACCAGTTGATCATCGCGTGACAGCTCACCCATGATTGCACAGTCCAGCCCTAGGTAGCGCGGATTGGTGACGGCTTCACCATTGGGTAGGGTTTCGACAAAGATATTGCCAGGGTGCATGTCCGCGTGGAAGAAGTTATCGCGAAACACCTGCGTGAAGAATATCGTCAAGCCATTCTTGGCAAGTAACGAGCGATCATAGCCTAAGGCATCAAATTTATCCGTCTGAGAAATCGGCACGCCAAAAATTCGCTCCGAGACCATGACCGACTTATTCGCCATGTACGATTCTGGCACGTAGATCAGCGATGAGCCTGTGAAGTTGTTGCGCATGCGAGTGGCGTTGGCAGATTCTAGGGTGAGATCCAGCTCATTTAGCATGATCTGCCGGTAGTCCTCTACCACGCTGACAATATGCACGGCGCGCGCAGACTCTAATCGAGCGGACAGCCAATTTGCCATTTCGCGCAGCAGCTCGAAGTCTTGAATGATGACAGGCTTGATGTCAGGGCGAACGACCTTTACGACCACTTCACGACCGTCGTGGAGGCTGGCGGTGTGTACTTGAGCGATACTGGCGGCGGCGAGTGGCTTATTATCAAACCGAGCGAATAGCTCATCGACAGGCTTGCCAAGCCCTGTCTTAGGGTTTTGGATTTCGGATTTTAGGATGTCCACATCGAAGGGTGCGACTTTATCCTGTAATAGTGATAACTGCGCGATGATGTTTGGCGGCAGTAGGTCGGATCGTGTGGAGAGCAGCTGCCCTAATTTTAAGAAAAGCGTACCCATCTCTTCAAAGGCGAGCTTGATGCCCATGGGGTGATGCGATTTGCCTAGGCTTGCAGGATGCAGGCGAATCAGACGTGCCAATGGCGCAAGCTCTGGCATGTCATCGATGGGCAGATGCATGTCTAGGCGATATTTAGCAGCGATGCGATATAGCGAAAGTAGGCGTTTACGATGAGAGATGAGCATGGTTATGATTGGTTTTGTAGGGCGGTTAGGCGAGCTTGTTCGCGTTCGATGTCACTTTGTAGGCGCAGCAGTTCTTGCTTTTTTTGGCTGATGGCATCGTCCAGCGCGCTGTCCTGAGCTGGGGTGATTGCACCTGTGATGATGGTCTTTAGAGAGTCGAGCACGGGCGAGATAATCGGGGACATCTCTTGGGTGAGCATGTAGGCATAGCTTGCACCGCTTTTGCCGATTAGGTTTTCTAATTGGGCGAATGCATCGGGGCTAAAATCATCGCTTAGGGCTTTGATTTGCATGAGCACCTTATGATCGCCCTTAATGGGAAGGTTGCCCGATGGGTTCTGCATGAGTGCCAGTAGCTCTCTTGGACTGGTAGTATGCAGCGTGCAGTCAGGTTCTGTGATGATACCGCCTTGGGGTTCAAAGAGGCTTTGGCTGACAGGCTCAAACCTCACATGATCATCACAAAACAGCACATCAACGGACAGCGATGGATTGGCAATGATCACGCGAAATGTCTTGCCAGACAGACCATTAAGATGTGAAATGGCGATGGGATCCGTGCCAAGCGCACCATTGATGATGCGCTCAACAAGCCCAAGAGCGAGCACGCTAATCATCGGCGTGCCTTAAACCCACGATGCACCGCCACGATGCCGCCAGTTAGGTTGTGGTAGTCGCAGTTTACAAATCCTGCTTTTTCCATCATGCCTTTTAAGGTGGTTTGGTCGGGGTGCATACGGATGGACTCTGCTAGATATTGATAGCTTTCAGCATCGCCGGCGACGATCTTGCCCATCACAGGCAGGGCGGTGAATGAATAAAGATCGTAAGCCTTTGATAGTGGCTTAAAGACAGGTTTGCTAAATTCAAGCACAAGCAGTCGTCCACCTGGTTTTAGGACGCGGTGCATCGCTTCAAGGGCTTTTTGTTTGTCGGTGACGTTGCGCAGACCGAAGCTGATGGTCACCAGATCAAATGAATTGTCCTCGAAAGGTTCTAGCGTCTCAGCATTCGCCAAAACGAAATCAACGTTATTGCAACCTGCATTAATCAGGCGAGTACGACCGATCTCAAGCATCGCTTCGTTGATGTCAGACAGCACCACGCGACCTGAGCGACCCACTTCACGGCTAAACACTTTGGCAAGATCGCCTGTACCGCCCGCGATGTCAAGCACGCGCTGACCTGAACGCACGCCAGTTAGGCTGATGGCATAACGCTTCCATAGTCTGTGAATACCAAAGCTCATGAGGTCGTTCATGATGTCGTATTTTGAGGCGACAGAGGTGAAGACCTCGGCGACTTTACTTTGTTTTTCTCGGGCATCCACGGTCTGATAACCAAAATGCGTCGTCTCGCCCACGTTCTCAGAATAAGCGCGCTGCGTCGGATTGTCCGCATTGGCAGGGCTTTGCATTGCTGACTGTCCTTGTGGCGTGCCAGTAGGCAAAATATTAGGATTGGTAAATTCGTTTGACTTGTTATCTTGGCTCATGGCTTTTTCCAATTTTTATGAATTAAATATGACTAAAAAATCCCTATCATAATACTATAAATAGGGATTTTTTCATACCATAAATTGCCATTTTAGATGGATGATTTTACACGCAGGTTAATAAACCTTGCCATCCTGATGAATGCGCTCAATCGTGGCCAACTCATTTTGGGTAAATGGCACGGTAAAATCATCAATCTTTTTGATGCTTTTGATGGCGATCAGCCCATCATAAATGAAGTCATACAAAGGCTGATAGCCGTGATGATAGGCGGTGGATTTCGCCAAAGAAAACGCTTTTTGTAATAAAAATGAATTAAATTGCTTGTATGATAGCTCGCACACCTCTTTGATGGCGTGAATCTGTGCGATGCGTGCGTCTTTTGCGTTAACGGCTTGATAGACTTCAACCATCAGCGCATCGGTAATGCCGTCTTGATGGAATGATTGTAGATATGTATCATTTCGTTGGATGGCTTTGGCAAGCACAAGATCAAGCTCCACCGCCAGAACCGCCGCCTTGACACCTAGGATGCCTGTGGCGAGCGTGTTTTGTGGAATGAGCTTTTCTAGGCGACCCGAGCCATTTAGGGCATTATTGCCCGCGGTGAGAAGCTGCTTGGCAAGTATGTCAAAATCCTTATCGCTATAGATGCGATCGATCAGATAATGAGCAAGTGGCGCAGTTTTATTGTTATCAAA
Proteins encoded:
- a CDS encoding ABC1 kinase family protein; translation: MLISHRKRLLSLYRIAAKYRLDMHLPIDDMPELAPLARLIRLHPASLGKSHHPMGIKLAFEEMGTLFLKLGQLLSTRSDLLPPNIIAQLSLLQDKVAPFDVDILKSEIQNPKTGLGKPVDELFARFDNKPLAAASIAQVHTASLHDGREVVVKVVRPDIKPVIIQDFELLREMANWLSARLESARAVHIVSVVEDYRQIMLNELDLTLESANATRMRNNFTGSSLIYVPESYMANKSVMVSERIFGVPISQTDKFDALGYDRSLLAKNGLTIFFTQVFRDNFFHADMHPGNIFVETLPNGEAVTNPRYLGLDCAIMGELSRDDQLVVARMLLSVMNGNYTALVDIISQAGWIPPSADKHALIRDMARTVSPMVSKPMSELDFAGILFEILNIARRHQMSIPPQLMLLLKTLVHVEGLGRELYPALDIWSLAKPILTAWVKDQLDPVKNLNDIKEKSPELLLSATELPKLITQGVQSMATLGARQDKELREIQALRADFLNQKRHDWIALGGFLGFIAIGLTVPIWWVGVIFHVLAIGFVIWRILI
- a CDS encoding SCP2 sterol-binding domain-containing protein, with protein sequence MISVLALGLVERIINGALGTDPIAISHLNGLSGKTFRVIIANPSLSVDVLFCDDHVRFEPVSQSLFEPQGGIITEPDCTLHTTSPRELLALMQNPSGNLPIKGDHKVLMQIKALSDDFSPDAFAQLENLIGKSGASYAYMLTQEMSPIISPVLDSLKTIITGAITPAQDSALDDAISQKKQELLRLQSDIEREQARLTALQNQS
- the ubiE gene encoding bifunctional demethylmenaquinone methyltransferase/2-methoxy-6-polyprenyl-1,4-benzoquinol methylase UbiE, whose amino-acid sequence is MSQDNKSNEFTNPNILPTGTPQGQSAMQSPANADNPTQRAYSENVGETTHFGYQTVDAREKQSKVAEVFTSVASKYDIMNDLMSFGIHRLWKRYAISLTGVRSGQRVLDIAGGTGDLAKVFSREVGRSGRVVLSDINEAMLEIGRTRLINAGCNNVDFVLANAETLEPFEDNSFDLVTISFGLRNVTDKQKALEAMHRVLKPGGRLLVLEFSKPVFKPLSKAYDLYSFTALPVMGKIVAGDAESYQYLAESIRMHPDQTTLKGMMEKAGFVNCDYHNLTGGIVAVHRGFKARR
- a CDS encoding FFLEELY motif protein, encoding MSHIQSLVDTLNGYQALPHHSDANLKHILNEVQTWQKSRIHRTNKPLFDNNKTAPLAHYLIDRIYSDKDFDILAKQLLTAGNNALNGSGRLEKLIPQNTLATGILGVKAAVLAVELDLVLAKAIQRNDTYLQSFHQDGITDALMVEVYQAVNAKDARIAQIHAIKEVCELSYKQFNSFLLQKAFSLAKSTAYHHGYQPLYDFIYDGLIAIKSIKKIDDFTVPFTQNELATIERIHQDGKVY